A stretch of Brassica napus cultivar Da-Ae chromosome C6, Da-Ae, whole genome shotgun sequence DNA encodes these proteins:
- the LOC106361424 gene encoding probable methyltransferase PMT18 has translation MAKENNSHHHAEAKRKRLIWILCVSGFCILSYVLGAWQTNTLPSSSSEVFSRKACAETKTQSKLSTSSEDEDESLSSSSSLSSSSSSEPVELDFESHHKLELKQKNQTIKYFEPCDMSLSEYTPCEDRERGRRFDRNMMKYRERHCPSKDELLYCLIPPPPNYKIPFKWPQSRDYAWYDNIPHKELSIEKAIQNWIQVEGERFRFPGGGTGFPRGADAYIDDISRLIPLTDGAIRTAIDTGCGVASFGAYLLKRDIVAMSFAPRDTHEAQVQFALERGVPAVIGIMGSIRLPYPARAFDLAHCSRCLIPWFQNDGLYLTEVDRVLRPGGYWILSGPPINWKKHWKGWERTQEDLKQEQDSIENAARSLCWKKVTEKGDFSIWQKPINHIACKKLKRAHKSPPICTKAVQPDFAWYKELESCVTPLPEANSPDEFAGGALEDWPDRAFAVPPRIIQGTIPEINAEKFKEDNEVWKERIAYYKQILPELSRGRFRNIMDMNAYLGGFAAAIVKYPSWVMNVVPVDAEKQTLGAIYERGFIGTYQDWCEAFSTYPRTYDLIHAGGLFSMYENRCDVTLILLEMDRILRPEGTVVFRDTVEMLTKIQSITNGMKWTSRIMDHEKGPFIPEKILLAVKSYWTGPSA, from the exons ATGGCGAAAGAGAACAATAGTCACCACCACGCAGAagcaaagagaaaaagactcaTTTGGATCCTCTGTGTAAGTGGATTCTGCATATTGTCTTACGTTCTTGGAGCTTGGCAAACCAACACactcccttcttcttcctctgagGTGTTCTCAAGAAAGGCATGTGCTGAAACCAAGACTCAGTCAAAACTTTCTACTTCTtctgaagatgaggatgagagtctctcttcttcctcttccttgtcctcctcttcatcttcaGAACCAGTTGAGTTAGATTTCGAAAGCCATCACAAACTCGAGCTCAAACAAAAGAACCAAACCATAAAGTATTTCGAGCCATGTGACATGTCTCTCAGCGAGTACACTCCATGTGAAGAccgagagagaggaagaagattcgATAGGAACATGATGAAATACAGAGAGAGACACTGTCCTTCAAAAGATGAGCTGCTTTATTGTCTAATTCCTCCTCCGCCAAACTACAAGATTCCATTCAAATGGCCTCAGAGCAGAGACTATGCTTGGTACGACAACATCCCACACAAGGAGCTAAGTATCGAGAAAGCAATACAAAATTGGATCCAAGTCGAAGGAGAACGATTTAGATTCCCTGGTGGTGGCACTGGCTTTCCACGTGGAGCTGATGCTTACATTGATGACATTTCTAGACTCATCCCTCTCACTGACGGAGCCATTAGAACAGCTATTGACACAGGATGTGGT GTTGCAAGTTTTGGTGCGTACTTGTTGAAGAGGGATATTGTGGCTATGTCTTTTGCTCCAAGAGACACTCATGAAGCTCAGGTCCAGTTTGCGTTGGAACGTGGAGTTCCTGCTGTTATAGGGATTATGGGATCAATAAGGCTTCCTTATCCGGCCAGAGCTTTTGATCTTGCTCACTGTTCTCGTTGTTTGATTCCTTGGTTTCAGAACg ATGGTTTGTACTTGACTGAAGTGGACCGAGTGTTAAGACCGGGTGGTTATTGGATTCTTTCCGGTCCACCGATTAACTGGAAGAAACACTGGAAAGGCTGGGAAAGAACGCAAGAGGATTTGAAACAAGAGCAAGATTCAATAGAAAATGCAGCAAGGAGTCTTTGTTGGAAGAAGGTTACAGAGAAGGGTGATTTTTCAATTTGGCAAAAGCCAATTAATCACATTGCGTGTAAGAAACTCAAACGAGCTCATAAATCTCCTCCAATATGCACCAAAGCAGTTCAACCTGATTTCGCTTG GTACAAAGAACTGGAATCTTGTGTAACGCCATTGCCAGAAGCAAACAGTCCAGATGAGTTTGCAGGAGGTGCTTTAGAGGATTGGCCGGACCGAGCTTTTGCGGTCCCACCTAGGATTATCCAGGGAACTATACCGGAGATCAATGCTGAGAAATTTAAAGAAGACAATGAGGTGTGGAAGGAGAGAATAGCATATTACAAACAGATATTGCCAGAGCTTTCACGTGGAAGATTCAGGAACATTATGGACATGAATGCATACCTTGGTGGATTTGCTGCAGCAATTGTGAAATATCCATCTTGGGTTATGAATGTAGTTCCTGTGGATGCGGAGAAACAAACGTTAGGTGCAATCTACGAGAGAGGATTTATAGGAACGTATCAAGATTGGTGTGAAGCATTCTCTACGTATCCAAGAACTTATGATCTTATTCACGCTGGTGGATTGTTCAGCATGTACGAGAATAG GTGTGATGTGACGTTGATACTACTTGAGATGGATAGAATACTAAGACCAGAAGGAACCGTGGTGTTTAGGGACACTGTGGAAATGTTAACGAAGATACAAAGTATAACCAATGGAATGAAGTGGACGAGTCGTATTATGGATCACGAGAAAGGTCCCTTTATCCCTGAGAAGATCCTTCTCGCTGTTAAATCCTACTGGACCGGTCCTTCCGCTTGA